In the Halichoerus grypus chromosome 4, mHalGry1.hap1.1, whole genome shotgun sequence genome, one interval contains:
- the FIGN gene encoding fidgetin isoform X1, protein MISSTSVYGLKMQWTPEHAQWPEQHFDITSTTRSPAHKVEAYRGHLQRTYQYAWANDDISALTASNLLKKYAEKYSGILEGPVDRPVLSNYSDAPSGLVNGRKNESEPWQPSLNSEAVYPMNCVPDVIAASKAGVSSALPPADVSASIGSSPGVASNLTEPSYSSSTCGSHTVPSLHAGLPSQEYAPGYNGSYLHSTYSSQPAPALPSPHPSPLHSSGLLQPPPPPPPPPALVPGYNGTSNLSSYSYPSASYPPQTAVASGYSPGGAPPPPSAYLPSGIPAPTPLPPTTVPGYTYQGHGLTPIAPSALTNSSASSLKRKAFYMAGQGDMDSSYGNYSYGQQRSTQSPMYRMPDNSISNSNRGNGFDRNAETSSLAFKPTKQLMSSEQQRKFSSQSSRALTPPSYSTAKNSLGSRSSESFGKYTSPVMSEHGDEHRQLLSHPMQGPGLRAATSSNHSVDEQLKNTDTHLIDLVTNEIITQGPPVDWSDIAGLDLVKAVIKEEVLWPVLRSDAFSGLTASPRSILLFGPRGTGKTLLGRCIASQLGATFFKIAGSGLVAKWLGEAEKIIHASFLVARCRQPSVIFVSDIDMLLSSQVSEEHSPVNRMRTEFLMQLDTVLTSAEDQIVVICATSKPEEIDESLRRYFMKRLLIPLPDSTARHQIIVQLLSQHNYCLNDKEFALLVQRTEGFSGLDVAHLCQEAVVGPLHAIPATDLSAIMPSQLRPVTYQDFENAFCKIQPSISQKELDMYVEWNKMFGCSQ, encoded by the coding sequence GCTTGAAGATGCAGTGGACGCCGGAGCATGCCCAGTGGCCAGAACAGCACTTTGACATCACCTCAACCACTCGGTCTCCTGCCCACAAAGTGGAAGCCTACAGAGGTCATTTGCAGCGCACCTATCAGTACGCCTGGGCAAATGATGACATTTCTGCTCTGACTGCATCCAACCTACTCAAAAAATATGCAGAGAAGTATTCCGGCATTTTAGAAGGCCCCGTGGACCGACCGGTACTCAGCAACTACTCCGATGCCCCATCGGGCCTCGTGAACGGTCGGAAAAATGAAAGCGAACCCTGGCAGCCTTCCTTGAATTCCGAAGCTGTCTATCCCATGAACTGCGTTCCGGATGTTATCGCTGCCAGCAAAGCTGGAGTCAGTTCAGCCCTCCCTCCAGCAGATGTCTCTGCGAGTATAGGGAGCTCTCCTGGGGTGGCCAGCAACCTGACAGAACCGAGTTATTCAAGTAGTACCTGCGGGAGCCACACGGTACCTAGTCTCCACGCAGGGCTCCCGTCTCAGGAATATGCCCCGGGATACAACGGATCGTATCTGCATTCTACTTACAGCAGCCAGCCCGCACCTGCACTTCCCTCACCCCATCCTTCTCCTCTGCATAGCTCTGGGCTCctccagccgccgccgccgccgccgccgccaccagcCCTGGTCCCAGGCTACAATGGGACTTCTAACCTCTCCAGTTACAGCTATCCCTCCGCTAGCTATCCTCCTCAGACGGCTGTGGCATCCGGGTACAGCCCTGGCGGtgcacctcctcctccttcagcgTACCTGCCTTCAGGAATCCCTGCTCctacccctctgccccccaccactgTCCCTGGCTACACCTACCAGGGGCATGGTTTGACACCCATTGCACCCTCGGCTCTGACAAACAGTTCGGCAAGTTCCCTTAAAAGGAAAGCTTTCTATATGGCAGGGCAGGGAGATATGGACTCCAGTTATGGAAATTACAGCTATGGCCAACAGAGATCTACACAGAGTCCCATGTACAGAATGCCCGACAACAGCATTTCAAACTCAAATCGGGGGAATGGCTTTGACAGAAATGCTGAAACATCATCCTTAGCATTTAAGCCAACGAAGCAGCTAATGTcctctgaacagcaaaggaaattcAGCAGCCAGTCCAGTAGGGCTCTGACCCCTCCTTCCTATAGTACTGCTAAAAATTCACTGGGATCAAGATCCAGTGAATCCTTTGGGAAGTACACGTCGCCGGTAATGAGTGAGCATGGGGACGAGCACAGGCAGCTCCTCTCTCACCCAATGCAAGGCCCTGGACTCCGTGCAGCTACCTCATCCAACCACTCTGTGGACGAGCAACTGAAGAACACTGACACGCACCTCATTGACCTGGTAACCAATGAGATTATCACCCAAGGACCACCGGTGGACTGGAGTGACATTGCTGGTCTCGACCTGGTAAAGGCTGTCATTAAAGAGGAGGTTTTATGGCCAGTGTTGAGGTCAGACGCATTCAGTGGACTGACGGCCTCACCTCGGAGCATCCTTTTATTTGGACCTCGGGGAACAGGCAAAACATTATTGGGCCGATGCATAGCTAGTCAGCTGGGGGCCACGTTTTTCAAAATCGCCGGTTCTGGACTCGTTGCCAAGTGGTTAGGAGAAGCAGAAAAGATTATCCACGCCTCTTTTCTCGTGGCCAGGTGTCGCCAGCCCTCGGTGATTTTTGTCAGTGACATTGACATGCTTCTCTCCTCTCAAGTGAGCGAGGAACACAGTCCAGTCAATCGGATGAGAACGGAATTTCTGATGCAGCTGGACACTGTCCTGACTTCAGCTGAGGACCAAATCGTAGTAATTTGTGCCACCAGTAAACcagaagaaatagatgaatctcTTCGGAGGTACTTCATGAAACGACTTTTAATCCCACTTCCTGACAGCACAGCGAGGCACCAGATAATAGTACAACTGCTCTCACAGCACAATTACTGTCTCAATGATAAGGAGTTTGCACTGCTCGTCCAGCGCACAGAAGGCTTTTCTGGACTAGACGTGGCTCATTTGTGTCAGGAAGCAGTGGTGGGCCCCCTCCATGCCATACCAGCCACAGACCTTTCAGCCATCATGCCCAGCCAGTTGAGGCCCGTTACGTATCAAGACTTTGAAAATGCTTTCTGCAAGATTCAGCCTAGCATATCTCAAAAAGAGCTTGATATGTATGTTGAATGGAACAAAATGTTTGGTTGCAGTCAGTga
- the FIGN gene encoding fidgetin isoform X2 has protein sequence MQWTPEHAQWPEQHFDITSTTRSPAHKVEAYRGHLQRTYQYAWANDDISALTASNLLKKYAEKYSGILEGPVDRPVLSNYSDAPSGLVNGRKNESEPWQPSLNSEAVYPMNCVPDVIAASKAGVSSALPPADVSASIGSSPGVASNLTEPSYSSSTCGSHTVPSLHAGLPSQEYAPGYNGSYLHSTYSSQPAPALPSPHPSPLHSSGLLQPPPPPPPPPALVPGYNGTSNLSSYSYPSASYPPQTAVASGYSPGGAPPPPSAYLPSGIPAPTPLPPTTVPGYTYQGHGLTPIAPSALTNSSASSLKRKAFYMAGQGDMDSSYGNYSYGQQRSTQSPMYRMPDNSISNSNRGNGFDRNAETSSLAFKPTKQLMSSEQQRKFSSQSSRALTPPSYSTAKNSLGSRSSESFGKYTSPVMSEHGDEHRQLLSHPMQGPGLRAATSSNHSVDEQLKNTDTHLIDLVTNEIITQGPPVDWSDIAGLDLVKAVIKEEVLWPVLRSDAFSGLTASPRSILLFGPRGTGKTLLGRCIASQLGATFFKIAGSGLVAKWLGEAEKIIHASFLVARCRQPSVIFVSDIDMLLSSQVSEEHSPVNRMRTEFLMQLDTVLTSAEDQIVVICATSKPEEIDESLRRYFMKRLLIPLPDSTARHQIIVQLLSQHNYCLNDKEFALLVQRTEGFSGLDVAHLCQEAVVGPLHAIPATDLSAIMPSQLRPVTYQDFENAFCKIQPSISQKELDMYVEWNKMFGCSQ, from the coding sequence ATGCAGTGGACGCCGGAGCATGCCCAGTGGCCAGAACAGCACTTTGACATCACCTCAACCACTCGGTCTCCTGCCCACAAAGTGGAAGCCTACAGAGGTCATTTGCAGCGCACCTATCAGTACGCCTGGGCAAATGATGACATTTCTGCTCTGACTGCATCCAACCTACTCAAAAAATATGCAGAGAAGTATTCCGGCATTTTAGAAGGCCCCGTGGACCGACCGGTACTCAGCAACTACTCCGATGCCCCATCGGGCCTCGTGAACGGTCGGAAAAATGAAAGCGAACCCTGGCAGCCTTCCTTGAATTCCGAAGCTGTCTATCCCATGAACTGCGTTCCGGATGTTATCGCTGCCAGCAAAGCTGGAGTCAGTTCAGCCCTCCCTCCAGCAGATGTCTCTGCGAGTATAGGGAGCTCTCCTGGGGTGGCCAGCAACCTGACAGAACCGAGTTATTCAAGTAGTACCTGCGGGAGCCACACGGTACCTAGTCTCCACGCAGGGCTCCCGTCTCAGGAATATGCCCCGGGATACAACGGATCGTATCTGCATTCTACTTACAGCAGCCAGCCCGCACCTGCACTTCCCTCACCCCATCCTTCTCCTCTGCATAGCTCTGGGCTCctccagccgccgccgccgccgccgccgccaccagcCCTGGTCCCAGGCTACAATGGGACTTCTAACCTCTCCAGTTACAGCTATCCCTCCGCTAGCTATCCTCCTCAGACGGCTGTGGCATCCGGGTACAGCCCTGGCGGtgcacctcctcctccttcagcgTACCTGCCTTCAGGAATCCCTGCTCctacccctctgccccccaccactgTCCCTGGCTACACCTACCAGGGGCATGGTTTGACACCCATTGCACCCTCGGCTCTGACAAACAGTTCGGCAAGTTCCCTTAAAAGGAAAGCTTTCTATATGGCAGGGCAGGGAGATATGGACTCCAGTTATGGAAATTACAGCTATGGCCAACAGAGATCTACACAGAGTCCCATGTACAGAATGCCCGACAACAGCATTTCAAACTCAAATCGGGGGAATGGCTTTGACAGAAATGCTGAAACATCATCCTTAGCATTTAAGCCAACGAAGCAGCTAATGTcctctgaacagcaaaggaaattcAGCAGCCAGTCCAGTAGGGCTCTGACCCCTCCTTCCTATAGTACTGCTAAAAATTCACTGGGATCAAGATCCAGTGAATCCTTTGGGAAGTACACGTCGCCGGTAATGAGTGAGCATGGGGACGAGCACAGGCAGCTCCTCTCTCACCCAATGCAAGGCCCTGGACTCCGTGCAGCTACCTCATCCAACCACTCTGTGGACGAGCAACTGAAGAACACTGACACGCACCTCATTGACCTGGTAACCAATGAGATTATCACCCAAGGACCACCGGTGGACTGGAGTGACATTGCTGGTCTCGACCTGGTAAAGGCTGTCATTAAAGAGGAGGTTTTATGGCCAGTGTTGAGGTCAGACGCATTCAGTGGACTGACGGCCTCACCTCGGAGCATCCTTTTATTTGGACCTCGGGGAACAGGCAAAACATTATTGGGCCGATGCATAGCTAGTCAGCTGGGGGCCACGTTTTTCAAAATCGCCGGTTCTGGACTCGTTGCCAAGTGGTTAGGAGAAGCAGAAAAGATTATCCACGCCTCTTTTCTCGTGGCCAGGTGTCGCCAGCCCTCGGTGATTTTTGTCAGTGACATTGACATGCTTCTCTCCTCTCAAGTGAGCGAGGAACACAGTCCAGTCAATCGGATGAGAACGGAATTTCTGATGCAGCTGGACACTGTCCTGACTTCAGCTGAGGACCAAATCGTAGTAATTTGTGCCACCAGTAAACcagaagaaatagatgaatctcTTCGGAGGTACTTCATGAAACGACTTTTAATCCCACTTCCTGACAGCACAGCGAGGCACCAGATAATAGTACAACTGCTCTCACAGCACAATTACTGTCTCAATGATAAGGAGTTTGCACTGCTCGTCCAGCGCACAGAAGGCTTTTCTGGACTAGACGTGGCTCATTTGTGTCAGGAAGCAGTGGTGGGCCCCCTCCATGCCATACCAGCCACAGACCTTTCAGCCATCATGCCCAGCCAGTTGAGGCCCGTTACGTATCAAGACTTTGAAAATGCTTTCTGCAAGATTCAGCCTAGCATATCTCAAAAAGAGCTTGATATGTATGTTGAATGGAACAAAATGTTTGGTTGCAGTCAGTga